One segment of Setaria viridis chromosome 4, Setaria_viridis_v4.0, whole genome shotgun sequence DNA contains the following:
- the LOC140222441 gene encoding uncharacterized protein translates to MPPAASAPIAFSGLCVGISAAVLPPFLSESPPGAFDAAQAAAQAQFDPAPHGMLTAVATFFTAITIIYVHLRTGSRGGASAGDWRIPEVMFFILCTSVALVELFLCIQPGPVQAPVLLRVAAVQLLPYAGAATFYLSLVLTYVHVRAATAAAGGAGNEEYPAVVELLNTMTLAAALVTGVLSSITAALVFNTK, encoded by the coding sequence ATGCCCCCCGCAGCTTCGGCGCCCATCGCGTTCAGCGGCCTCTGCGTGGGGATCAGCGCCGCCGTTCTGCCCCCCTTCCTCAGCGAGTCGCCGCCGGGTGCCTTCGACGCCGCTCAAGCTGCTGCACAGGCACAGTTCGATCCCGCTCCCCATGGGATGCTAACTGCAGTCGCCACCTTCTTCACCGCCATCACCATCATCTACGTCCACCTCCGCACCGGCAGCCGCGgtggcgccagcgccggcgactGGCGGATCCCCGAGGTGATGTTCTTCATCCTATGCACTTCGGTGGCGCTCGTGGAGCTTTTCTTGTGCATACAGCCAGGCCCAGTCCAAGCTCCGGTACTACTCAGAGTGGCCGCCGTTCAACTCCTCCCGTACGCCGGCGCGGCAACGTTCTACCTATCCCTGGTGCTGACCTATGTGCACgtgcgcgccgccaccgctgccgccggcggtgcTGGGAACGAGGAGTACCCGGCGGTTGTGGAGCTCCTGAACACGATGACGCTTGCAGCTGCTCTCGTCACAGGCGTGCTCAGCTCCATCACCGCCGCCCTCGTCTTCAACACCAAGTGA
- the LOC117854123 gene encoding uncharacterized protein yields the protein MLRLLIALAGRNPVVDIGICVFVIGMFAAQLLGILLLARYVRKPPPPAGGAGAGRGAPGAAPAADPLACITLLLSLAAASLVTASLVVGPGVPGSVRPLVNLAAEYCYPIVIAAGAALLYSTPLLRVFREPRNARGRAAPAERASACPWSSPPSAPSSSPSLSVRAVASARSASLPATPTRPSPSRSAPRF from the coding sequence ATGCTCCGGCTTCTGATCGCGCTCGCCGGGCGCAACCCCGTCGTCGACATCGGCATCTGCGTCTTCGTCATCGGCATGTTCGCCGCCCAGCTTCTCGGCATCCTGCTGCTGGCGCGCTACGtccgcaagccgccgccgcccgcaggaggagccggcgcggggcgtggCGCAccgggcgccgcgccggccgcggatCCCCTCGCCTGCATCACCCTGCTGCTGTCCCTCGCCGCGGCGTCCCTCGTCACCGCGAGCCTCGTCGTCGGCCCCGGCGTCCCGGGCTCGGTCCGCCCACTCGTCAACCTCGCCGCCGAGTACTGCTACCCCATCGTcatcgccgccggtgccgccctcCTCTACTCCACGCCTCTGCTCCGCGTCTTCCGGGAGCCGCGGAATGCTCGCGGCCGCGCTGCCCCTGCAGAACGCGCATCGGCCTGCCCctggtcgtcgccgccgtctgcgCCCTCCTCGTCGCCATCCCTTTCGGTGCGGGCGGTGGCCTCGGCACGCTCCGCCTCTCTCCCGGCCACACCAAcacgcccgtcgccgtcgcggtcgGCGCCACGCTTCTAG
- the LOC140222442 gene encoding uncharacterized protein translates to MPPAASAPIALSGLCVGISAAVLLPFLSESPPGAFDAAQAAAQAQIDPAPHGMLAAVATFFTAITIIYVHLRTGSRGGASAGDWRIPEVMFFILCTSVALVECIQLGPVQAPVLLRVAAVQLLQYAGAATFYLSLVLTYVHVRAAAAGGGGAGNEEYPAAVELLNTMTLAATLVTGVLSSITAALVFNTK, encoded by the coding sequence ATGCCCCCCGCAGCTTCGGCGCCCATCGCGTTGAGCGGTCTCTGCGTGGGGATCAGCGCCGCCGTTCTGCTCCCCTTCCTCAGCGAGTCGCCGCCGGGTGCCTTCGACGCCGCTCAAGCTGCTGCACAGGCACAGATCGATCCCGCTCCCCATGGGATGCTAGCTGCAGTCGCCACCTTCTTCACCGCCATCACCATCATCTACGTCCACCTCCGGACCGGCAGCCGCGgtggcgccagcgccggcgactGGCGGATCCCCGAGGTGATGTTCTTCATCCTATGCACTTCGGTGGCGCTCGTGGAGTGCATACAGCTAGGCCCAGTCCAAGCTCCGGTACTACTCAGAGTGGCCGCCGTTCAACTCCTCCAGTACGCCGGCGCGGCAACGTTCTACCTATCCCTGGTGCTGACCTATGTGCacgtgcgcgccgccgccgccggcggcggcggtgctgggaaCGAGGAGTACCCGGCGGCTGTGGAGCTCCTGAACACGATGACGCTTGCAGCTACTCTCGTCACAGGCGTGCTCAGCTCCATCACCGCCGCCCTCGTCTTCAACACCAAGTGA